A window from Chlamydia gallinacea 08-1274/3 encodes these proteins:
- a CDS encoding 4-alpha-glucanotransferase — MTPFSQAIRYIQNSPAKHCWKILGTLPKHGIAVPLFSLHTQNSCGIGEYLDLLPLISWCRQHGLQIIQILPINDSDDSSPYNSLSSVALNPLHLSLYDLQYIQDIPNANAQITMMQQLCKLPYVHYSQLRAAKWKFLDDYYRYALHRGALKNEEFQIFCEKEKYWLRPYAVFRSIKRHLNNAPINNWPKTYTDIKNFSAIEKQFSYECSFFSYLQFLCFSQMSRVKDFADDNQIFLKGDLPILISKDSCDVWYYRQFFSSFGSVGAPPDIYNAEGQNWHLPIYNWNNLKKDNYFWWKVRLRYAENFYSIYRLDHISGLFRFWVVDAKGKGRFEPAYSQEYIEQGMDILTHLLKASRMLPIGEDLGSVPQDIKQTLFKLGICGTRIPRWERHWDSDGSFIPFDEYPPLSVTSLSTHDSDTLALWWKHSPKEAQAFAQFLGLSFTPTLSEEDQRYILQLSHKTSSIFHINLLNDYLALCPDLVSKNLQYERINIPGRISKHNWVYKVQPSIERLSTHEKFNENISFILSSL, encoded by the coding sequence ATGACTCCATTTTCTCAAGCCATACGCTATATCCAAAATTCTCCAGCGAAGCATTGTTGGAAAATCCTTGGGACGCTTCCTAAGCATGGAATTGCTGTCCCCCTATTTTCTCTGCATACGCAAAACAGCTGTGGTATTGGAGAGTACTTAGATTTACTTCCTCTTATTTCCTGGTGCCGACAACATGGGTTACAAATTATCCAAATCCTTCCTATTAATGATAGTGACGATAGTAGTCCCTACAATAGCTTAAGTTCCGTTGCTCTAAATCCGTTACATCTTTCCTTATATGATCTCCAGTATATCCAGGATATTCCTAATGCTAATGCTCAAATTACAATGATGCAGCAGCTATGCAAGCTTCCTTATGTACACTATTCTCAATTAAGAGCTGCCAAATGGAAATTCCTAGATGATTATTATCGTTATGCCTTACATAGGGGGGCTCTCAAAAATGAGGAATTTCAAATTTTTTGTGAAAAAGAGAAATATTGGTTACGGCCATACGCAGTATTTCGTTCTATCAAACGACACTTAAACAACGCACCTATCAATAATTGGCCTAAAACCTATACAGACATAAAAAACTTTTCTGCTATTGAGAAACAATTTTCTTATGAGTGTAGTTTTTTCTCCTACCTCCAATTTTTATGTTTCTCACAAATGTCTCGAGTAAAAGACTTTGCTGATGACAACCAAATTTTCCTTAAAGGAGACCTTCCTATTCTTATTAGTAAAGATAGCTGTGATGTTTGGTACTATCGTCAGTTTTTTTCCTCTTTTGGTTCTGTAGGCGCACCTCCCGATATTTATAATGCTGAGGGACAAAATTGGCATCTTCCTATTTACAATTGGAATAACTTAAAAAAAGACAACTATTTCTGGTGGAAAGTCCGCTTACGTTATGCGGAAAACTTTTACTCTATTTATCGTCTAGATCATATTTCAGGCTTATTTCGTTTTTGGGTTGTGGATGCTAAAGGAAAGGGAAGATTTGAACCCGCCTATTCTCAAGAATATATCGAACAAGGGATGGATATTCTTACTCACTTACTGAAAGCATCGAGAATGCTTCCTATAGGAGAGGACTTGGGAAGTGTTCCTCAGGATATTAAACAAACTTTGTTCAAACTAGGTATCTGTGGAACACGAATTCCTCGCTGGGAGCGCCATTGGGATAGCGATGGGAGTTTTATTCCATTTGATGAGTATCCCCCACTATCTGTGACCTCCTTATCTACACATGATTCTGATACCCTAGCCCTCTGGTGGAAACATTCCCCAAAAGAAGCTCAAGCTTTTGCTCAATTTCTTGGACTATCTTTCACACCCACCCTTTCTGAAGAAGACCAACGTTATATTCTCCAACTATCTCATAAAACTTCTTCTATTTTTCATATTAATCTACTCAATGATTACCTTGCGCTTTGCCCAGATTTAGTATCTAAAAATTTACAGTATGAGCGTATTAATATTCCGGGAAGAATCTCTAAACATAATTGGGTGTATAAAGTGCAACCCTCTATAGAAAGACTCTCCACTCATGAAAAATTCAATGAAAATATCTCATTTATTCTTTCTAGCCTTTAG
- a CDS encoding CesT family type III secretion system chaperone → MQNQFEQLLEDLGKQLNASLAPDKNQACVIRFNNIDVPIQIEEDGNSGDIVVGTILGLLPENVFRERIFKAALSVNASPQSNIKGILGYGELTQQLYLSDVLNMNYLNGEKLFHYLNFFSMHAKIWISALQTGNLPDLHMLGMYHL, encoded by the coding sequence ATGCAAAATCAATTCGAACAACTTTTAGAAGATTTAGGTAAGCAACTTAATGCTTCACTGGCTCCTGACAAAAATCAAGCGTGCGTGATTCGCTTTAACAATATAGATGTACCTATACAAATTGAAGAAGATGGAAATTCGGGAGATATTGTAGTGGGGACTATACTAGGGTTACTGCCAGAAAATGTATTTAGAGAACGTATTTTCAAAGCAGCACTTTCAGTAAATGCCTCCCCACAATCCAATATTAAAGGTATTCTTGGCTATGGTGAGTTAACCCAACAATTGTACTTATCTGATGTATTAAATATGAACTATTTAAATGGAGAAAAGCTTTTTCATTATTTAAATTTCTTCTCTATGCATGCTAAAATTTGGATCTCTGCATTACAAACAGGGAATCTTCCTGATTTACATATGTTAGGAATGTATCACCTATAA
- the sctW gene encoding type III secretion system gatekeeper subunit SctW, giving the protein MAASGGAGGLGRANAVDVAQVQQAAATADAKEIIATQEQSSISLIKDNQDVSNPAAATRTKKKEEKFQTLESRRKGGAAQTEKKSEATEEKSDADLADKYTENNSEISAGDLRSIRDSLKNDASEDDILSLLQSKFSDPALQSIALDYLIQTTPNAQGALKDTLVRAQQRHTQQNHQAVVGGKNILFASQEYASALNVSAPSLRSLYLEVTSNFHTCDSLLQMLQSRYNYEEMATVSSFLLKGMSADLKSEGASIEPAKLQVLMTETRNLQAVISGYDFFQIKLPTLTASLKAEGVSLPEDLTFQKVGDTFFSLIGDKFPTASKMERAVRGLVGDDVDAVSSILNLFFTAIRGTSPRLFSSADKRQQLATMLANALDSVNINNENYPKPTDFPKPYPWS; this is encoded by the coding sequence ATGGCGGCATCTGGAGGTGCAGGAGGCTTAGGCAGAGCAAATGCTGTTGACGTAGCTCAAGTACAACAAGCAGCAGCAACAGCAGATGCCAAAGAAATCATTGCCACGCAAGAGCAATCAAGTATCAGCCTGATTAAGGATAACCAAGACGTATCCAACCCTGCAGCAGCTACCCGAACAAAGAAAAAAGAAGAAAAGTTCCAGACTTTAGAATCTAGAAGAAAGGGAGGGGCCGCACAGACAGAGAAAAAGTCTGAGGCCACAGAAGAAAAATCTGATGCAGATCTTGCAGATAAATATACAGAAAATAATTCCGAAATCTCCGCAGGAGATTTAAGAAGCATTCGCGATTCCCTAAAAAATGATGCTTCTGAAGATGACATATTAAGTCTTTTGCAATCTAAATTCTCAGATCCTGCATTACAGAGCATTGCATTAGATTACCTAATTCAAACAACTCCCAATGCCCAAGGTGCTTTAAAAGATACTTTAGTTAGAGCCCAACAACGCCATACTCAACAGAATCACCAAGCAGTTGTTGGTGGGAAAAATATTTTATTTGCTTCGCAAGAATATGCTTCAGCTCTCAATGTTTCTGCTCCTAGCTTACGATCCCTCTACCTAGAAGTCACTTCCAACTTTCATACGTGTGACAGTTTACTCCAAATGTTACAGTCACGTTATAACTATGAGGAAATGGCTACTGTTTCTTCTTTTCTACTGAAAGGGATGTCTGCTGACTTAAAATCTGAAGGAGCGTCCATAGAGCCTGCTAAACTGCAGGTTTTAATGACAGAAACTCGCAATCTTCAGGCAGTAATTAGCGGTTATGATTTCTTTCAAATAAAACTTCCTACTCTTACAGCATCATTAAAAGCGGAAGGAGTGTCTCTCCCTGAAGACCTAACATTTCAAAAAGTCGGCGACACTTTCTTTTCGTTAATTGGTGATAAGTTTCCTACTGCATCTAAAATGGAACGTGCTGTTCGTGGACTTGTGGGAGATGACGTCGATGCTGTATCGTCAATACTCAACCTTTTTTTCACAGCTATAAGGGGAACATCCCCTAGATTATTTTCTTCGGCGGATAAACGACAGCAACTTGCAACTATGTTAGCCAATGCATTAGATTCCGTAAATATTAATAACGAAAACTACCCTAAACCTACCGATTTTCCTAAACCGTATCCTTGGTCATAA
- the sctV gene encoding type III secretion system export apparatus subunit SctV: protein MNKLLNFVSRTFGGEAALNMINKSSDLILALWMIGVVLMIILPLPPTIVDLMITINLAVSVFLLMVALYIPSALQLSVFPSLLLITTMFRLGINISSSRQILLKAYAGHVIQAFGDFVVGGNYVVGFIIFLIITIIQFIVVTKGAERVAEVAARFRLDAMPGKQMAIDADLRAGMIDAQQARDKRAMIQKESELYGAMDGAMKFIKGDVIAGIVISLINIVGGLTIGVTMHGMDLAQAAHVYTLLSIGDGLVSQIPSLLISLTAGIVTTRVSSDKNTNLGKEISSQLVKEPRALLLAAAATLGVGFFKGFPLWSFAILALLFGILGVILLAKKNSSSQKGGNASTTVGAANDGSATAGDNPDDYSLTLPVILELGKDLSKLIQQRTKSGQSFIDDMIPKMRQALYHDIGIRYPGIHVRTDSPSLEGHDYMILLNEVPYVRGKIPANHVLTNEVEENLKRYNLPFITYKNAAGLPSAWVSEDAKAILEKAAIKYWTPLEVIILHLSYFFHKSSQEFLGIQEVRSMIEFMERSFPDLVKEVTRLIPLQKLTEIFKRLVQEQISIKDLRTILESLSEWAQTEKDTVLLTEYVRSSLKLYISFKFSQGQSAISVYLLDPEIEEMIRGAIKQTSAGSYLALDPDSVNLILKSMRNTITPTPPGGQPPVLLTAIDVRRYVRKLIETEFPDIAVISYQEILPEIRIQPLGRIQIF from the coding sequence ATGAATAAACTACTCAATTTTGTCAGTAGAACCTTTGGCGGAGAAGCAGCATTAAATATGATCAATAAATCAAGCGACCTCATCCTCGCTTTGTGGATGATTGGCGTTGTTTTGATGATCATCTTACCTCTGCCTCCAACCATTGTGGACTTGATGATTACCATTAATTTGGCTGTCTCCGTCTTCCTGCTAATGGTAGCTTTATACATTCCTAGCGCTCTACAATTATCTGTTTTCCCTTCCCTACTCTTAATTACAACTATGTTCCGGTTGGGAATTAACATTTCTTCCTCACGACAAATTCTACTCAAGGCATATGCAGGTCACGTTATTCAAGCATTCGGTGATTTCGTGGTAGGAGGAAACTATGTTGTTGGATTTATCATCTTCCTTATCATCACGATTATCCAGTTCATTGTTGTTACTAAAGGTGCTGAGCGTGTTGCTGAAGTCGCTGCGAGATTCCGTTTAGATGCTATGCCCGGTAAGCAAATGGCTATTGATGCAGATTTACGTGCCGGAATGATTGATGCGCAACAAGCACGTGATAAACGGGCTATGATTCAAAAAGAAAGTGAGCTTTATGGAGCCATGGATGGTGCTATGAAGTTCATTAAAGGAGACGTCATTGCTGGTATCGTTATCTCCTTAATTAATATCGTAGGAGGTTTGACTATTGGCGTCACCATGCATGGCATGGATTTAGCTCAAGCTGCCCATGTATATACACTATTATCCATAGGAGACGGATTAGTTTCTCAAATTCCCTCCTTACTGATCTCACTAACTGCTGGTATTGTAACTACTCGAGTATCTAGTGATAAAAATACAAACTTAGGTAAGGAAATCTCCTCACAATTGGTTAAAGAACCTAGAGCTTTGCTATTAGCTGCAGCGGCAACGTTAGGGGTAGGCTTCTTTAAAGGGTTCCCTTTATGGTCATTCGCTATTTTAGCTCTTCTCTTTGGTATTCTTGGGGTTATTCTGCTTGCCAAAAAAAACTCTTCATCTCAAAAAGGTGGAAATGCTTCTACCACAGTGGGAGCTGCTAATGATGGTTCTGCTACAGCGGGAGATAATCCTGATGATTATTCATTAACTCTCCCTGTGATTTTAGAATTAGGTAAAGATCTTTCCAAGCTTATCCAACAAAGGACAAAATCTGGGCAGAGCTTTATTGATGATATGATCCCTAAAATGCGCCAAGCTTTATATCATGATATCGGTATCCGTTATCCAGGGATTCATGTGAGAACTGACTCACCTTCCTTAGAAGGTCATGATTACATGATTCTTTTAAATGAGGTTCCTTATGTGCGTGGGAAGATACCTGCAAATCACGTATTAACTAATGAAGTAGAAGAGAATCTCAAGCGATACAATCTTCCGTTTATTACCTATAAAAATGCTGCTGGACTTCCTTCTGCTTGGGTAAGCGAAGATGCTAAAGCAATCCTGGAAAAAGCTGCTATTAAATATTGGACTCCGTTAGAAGTAATTATTCTTCACTTATCCTATTTCTTCCATAAAAGCTCCCAAGAATTCCTAGGAATTCAAGAAGTACGTTCTATGATTGAATTTATGGAACGTTCCTTCCCTGATCTTGTAAAAGAAGTCACAAGGCTCATTCCTCTACAAAAACTTACAGAAATCTTTAAGCGTTTAGTTCAAGAACAAATATCGATTAAAGATTTACGAACCATTTTGGAATCATTAAGTGAATGGGCTCAAACAGAAAAAGATACTGTTTTGCTTACAGAATACGTACGCTCCTCTCTAAAGCTCTATATTAGCTTTAAGTTTTCTCAAGGACAATCTGCAATTTCTGTTTATCTTCTTGACCCTGAAATTGAAGAGATGATTCGAGGAGCTATTAAACAAACCTCTGCTGGCTCCTATCTAGCTTTGGATCCCGACTCTGTTAATCTCATTTTAAAATCTATGAGGAATACGATTACACCAACTCCTCCTGGAGGACAACCCCCCGTATTATTGACAGCAATTGATGTAAGACGCTATGTAAGAAAATTAATAGAGACTGAATTTCCCGATATCGCTGTAATTTCTTATCAAGAAATTCTCCCAGAAATTCGTATTCAGCCATTGGGAAGAATTCAGATTTTCTAA
- the sctU gene encoding type III secretion system export apparatus subunit SctU — translation MGEKTEKATPKRLRDARKKGQVAKSQDFPSAITFIVSMFTVFYLTSFFAQHLGSFLASILKEAPIHHNPRVTLYYLHNCLTLILTTSLPLLGAVGFVGLLVGFLVVGPTFSTEVFKPDLKKFNPIDNLKQKFKVKTLIELLKSMLKIFGAALILYTTLKNRVPLIIETAGVSPIVTATIFKQILHKAVISIGIFFLVVAVLDLVYQRKTFAKELKMEKFEVKQEFKDTEGNPEIKGRRRQIAQEIAYEDPSTQIKHASTVVSNPKDIAVAIGYMPEKYKAPWIIAMGINLRAKRIIAEAEKYGIPVMRNVPLAHQLWDEGKELKFIPESTYEAVGEILLYITSLNAQNPNNKNINQFDNL, via the coding sequence ATGGGCGAAAAAACAGAAAAGGCAACCCCGAAGCGTCTTCGAGACGCAAGGAAGAAAGGCCAGGTAGCGAAATCTCAAGATTTCCCTTCTGCGATTACTTTTATTGTCTCCATGTTCACAGTATTTTATTTAACATCTTTTTTCGCTCAACATTTAGGGAGTTTCTTGGCTTCTATTCTTAAAGAAGCTCCTATACATCACAATCCAAGAGTTACTTTATATTACTTACACAATTGCTTAACTTTAATCCTTACAACCTCTCTTCCTCTATTAGGAGCTGTAGGATTTGTAGGCCTTCTAGTTGGATTTCTTGTCGTAGGGCCAACATTTTCTACTGAGGTTTTTAAACCTGACCTTAAGAAATTTAACCCTATTGATAACTTAAAGCAAAAATTTAAAGTGAAGACTTTAATCGAATTGCTTAAGTCCATGCTGAAAATTTTTGGTGCTGCGTTAATTTTATATACTACACTTAAAAATCGTGTACCTTTAATTATAGAAACTGCGGGGGTTTCCCCTATTGTTACAGCCACTATCTTTAAGCAAATTCTTCATAAAGCAGTTATATCCATTGGGATTTTTTTCTTAGTAGTTGCTGTTCTTGACTTAGTGTATCAAAGAAAAACCTTTGCCAAAGAACTCAAAATGGAAAAGTTTGAGGTTAAACAGGAATTTAAGGATACAGAAGGTAATCCGGAAATTAAAGGGCGACGAAGACAAATTGCTCAAGAAATTGCTTATGAAGATCCGTCTACCCAAATTAAACATGCAAGCACAGTGGTATCTAACCCTAAGGATATAGCTGTTGCTATTGGCTACATGCCTGAAAAATATAAAGCTCCCTGGATTATTGCTATGGGAATTAACTTGCGTGCAAAAAGAATTATTGCAGAAGCTGAAAAATATGGAATTCCAGTTATGAGAAATGTCCCTTTAGCCCACCAGCTTTGGGATGAAGGAAAAGAGTTGAAGTTTATCCCAGAATCTACTTATGAAGCTGTAGGAGAAATTCTTCTTTATATTACATCTCTTAACGCGCAAAATCCTAATAATAAAAACATTAACCAATTCGATAATCTATAA
- the ychF gene encoding redox-regulated ATPase YchF, whose translation MHTECGIVGLPNVGKSGLFNALTGAQVASCNYPFCTIDPNVGIVPIIDNRLDILAKMSQSQKVIYTDMKFVDIAGLVKGAADGAGLGNRFLSHIRETHAIAHVVRCFDNDDVTHVSGKIDPRDDITVINLELICADFSSATSIHSKLSKQAKGKKDSGAALPILDKVIAHLESGHPVRTLDLSAEEWHQLKPYPFLTAKPVLYIANIGEDSLESMHNKYVAAVEEVAKQEVAQVIPICVRLEEEIMSLPIEDRPDFLSSLGLKESGLNRLVRTAYHTLGLISYFTTGPQETRAWTISKGSTAVEAAGQIHTDIQKGFIRAEVATFNDMLTYNGRSGVREAGKLRIEGRDYIVQDGDIMLFLHN comes from the coding sequence ATGCATACAGAATGTGGGATTGTTGGGCTCCCTAATGTAGGTAAGTCCGGGTTATTTAATGCTCTTACTGGAGCTCAGGTAGCTTCTTGTAACTATCCTTTTTGTACGATTGACCCCAATGTTGGTATTGTTCCTATTATCGATAATCGTTTAGATATCTTGGCTAAGATGAGTCAAAGTCAGAAAGTTATCTATACTGACATGAAGTTTGTGGACATTGCAGGTTTAGTTAAAGGAGCTGCGGATGGGGCCGGATTGGGGAATCGTTTTCTTTCTCATATTCGTGAAACGCATGCTATAGCTCATGTAGTTCGTTGTTTTGACAATGATGACGTGACTCATGTATCAGGAAAGATAGATCCACGTGATGATATTACTGTAATTAATTTAGAATTGATATGTGCGGACTTTTCTTCTGCTACTAGTATTCATAGTAAGTTATCTAAGCAAGCTAAAGGGAAAAAAGATAGCGGAGCAGCATTGCCAATCCTTGATAAAGTAATTGCACATTTAGAAAGTGGTCATCCTGTACGTACTTTAGATTTATCAGCAGAGGAATGGCACCAATTAAAACCTTATCCTTTTCTCACAGCAAAGCCTGTATTGTATATAGCAAACATAGGAGAAGACTCTTTAGAAAGTATGCATAATAAGTATGTAGCTGCTGTTGAAGAAGTTGCTAAGCAAGAAGTTGCTCAAGTTATTCCTATTTGTGTACGTTTGGAAGAAGAAATTATGTCTCTTCCTATCGAAGATAGACCAGATTTTCTTAGTAGCTTAGGGTTAAAGGAATCAGGTCTTAATAGACTTGTGCGCACTGCGTATCATACTTTAGGTTTGATTTCCTATTTTACAACGGGCCCTCAGGAAACGCGGGCCTGGACAATTTCTAAAGGTTCTACAGCTGTAGAAGCAGCAGGGCAGATTCATACAGATATTCAAAAAGGGTTTATTCGCGCCGAAGTGGCTACTTTTAACGATATGCTTACTTATAATGGACGTTCAGGGGTTCGCGAAGCAGGTAAGTTACGTATAGAGGGTAGAGACTATATAGTCCAAGATGGTGATATCATGCTGTTCTTGCATAATTAG
- a CDS encoding bifunctional riboflavin kinase/FAD synthetase codes for MEIFYSLASIDFPLDSITIGFFDGCHLGHQKLLNCLSSYPGRSGIITFDVHPQEILQPPGPRLIISKNEKLQRLQSFPIDCLCILPFTKSFSNRSAENFICSLHQVLRCKRLVLGYDSRLGKGGLGNATTLRPLTNALGMEITEVPPCKINNEIVSSKKIRQFLSQGDLERANKHLGYTYMFSGTITSGCGLGTQLGTATINLPQEDSVLLCGVYACKIEHNKQCYLGVMNLGYAPTVNRNALCLEAHLFDFQENIYNETVSVIPQKLLRKEKKFSSRTELAQAIRQDIQNAKNFFSNYARTA; via the coding sequence ATGGAAATATTTTATAGTTTAGCATCCATTGATTTCCCTTTAGATTCTATAACTATAGGTTTTTTTGATGGCTGTCACTTAGGACATCAAAAACTATTAAATTGTCTTTCTTCTTATCCAGGAAGATCTGGAATCATTACTTTTGATGTGCATCCCCAAGAGATTTTGCAACCTCCAGGACCTCGATTAATTATTAGCAAAAACGAAAAACTTCAGCGTCTGCAAAGTTTCCCTATCGATTGCTTATGTATTCTTCCCTTCACCAAAAGCTTTTCTAATCGATCAGCTGAAAATTTTATTTGTTCTCTGCATCAAGTTCTACGTTGTAAGCGCTTAGTATTGGGGTATGACTCTCGATTAGGTAAAGGAGGACTCGGAAATGCAACAACCTTACGTCCATTAACCAATGCCTTAGGAATGGAAATTACTGAGGTCCCTCCATGTAAAATCAATAATGAAATAGTTTCTAGTAAGAAAATACGCCAATTTTTATCTCAAGGCGACCTAGAAAGAGCGAATAAGCATTTGGGCTATACTTACATGTTTTCTGGGACAATTACTTCTGGCTGTGGTCTAGGAACACAATTAGGGACAGCAACAATTAATCTTCCTCAAGAAGATAGTGTGCTTCTTTGTGGAGTTTATGCATGTAAGATAGAACATAATAAACAATGTTACTTAGGAGTTATGAATTTAGGTTATGCTCCTACTGTAAATAGAAATGCTTTATGCTTGGAAGCTCATCTTTTTGATTTCCAAGAAAATATATATAACGAAACTGTTTCAGTGATTCCTCAAAAACTCTTGCGAAAAGAAAAAAAATTTTCTTCCCGTACAGAACTTGCACAAGCGATTCGCCAAGATATTCAAAATGCAAAAAACTTTTTCTCTAATTATGCAAGAACAGCATGA
- the truB gene encoding tRNA pseudouridine(55) synthase TruB, translated as MELATELKEGILLIDKPEGRTSFSLIRALTKLIGVKKIGHAGTLDPFATGVMVMLIGRKFTRLSDTLLFEDKEYAAVAHLGTTTDSYDCNGKIVGRSKKIPTYQEILEASQYFQGEIQQIPPMFSAKKINGKKLYEYARKGLSIERRHSTVQVHLQITKYEYPLLCFSVRCSKGTYIRSIAHELGNMLGCGAYLEELRRLRSGNFSIDQCIDGRLLDCPDFNVSPHLRDFHGNIL; from the coding sequence ATGGAACTTGCTACAGAACTTAAAGAAGGCATTCTTCTTATAGATAAGCCTGAAGGAAGAACCTCATTTAGTCTTATTCGTGCTCTCACCAAATTAATTGGGGTTAAAAAAATTGGGCATGCAGGGACTTTAGATCCCTTCGCTACAGGGGTCATGGTTATGCTAATAGGACGTAAGTTTACTCGTTTATCCGATACCCTATTATTTGAAGACAAAGAGTATGCAGCTGTTGCCCATCTCGGTACAACTACGGATTCCTATGATTGTAATGGCAAGATTGTAGGTAGATCTAAAAAAATTCCAACATATCAAGAAATTCTAGAAGCATCTCAATATTTTCAAGGAGAAATCCAACAAATTCCCCCGATGTTCTCTGCTAAAAAAATTAATGGAAAAAAACTTTATGAATACGCCCGTAAAGGATTATCTATAGAGCGTCGTCACTCTACAGTTCAAGTACACTTACAAATTACTAAATACGAATATCCTCTTCTTTGTTTTTCTGTCCGCTGCAGCAAAGGAACTTATATCCGAAGTATTGCTCATGAACTAGGTAACATGTTAGGTTGTGGAGCCTATTTAGAAGAATTACGACGATTACGTAGTGGAAATTTCTCTATAGATCAATGTATTGATGGTCGTCTACTTGATTGTCCTGATTTTAACGTGTCTCCCCATCTAAGAGATTTCCATGGAAATATTTTATAG
- the rbfA gene encoding 30S ribosome-binding factor RbfA, with protein sequence MTENRRIQKVNAVLREAIANVILKDIKHPKISNRWITVTRVSLSKDLRFARVYVSIMPHENTQSETLAALKSSSGYIAYKASKNIVLKYFPELTFYLDDIFSPQDHIENLLWKIQQQDKN encoded by the coding sequence ATGACGGAAAATAGGCGTATACAAAAAGTCAATGCTGTGCTTCGTGAAGCTATCGCTAATGTCATCTTAAAAGACATTAAACACCCGAAGATTTCTAATCGTTGGATTACAGTAACTCGAGTATCATTGTCTAAAGACTTACGGTTCGCGCGTGTCTATGTTTCAATTATGCCTCATGAAAACACTCAATCCGAAACTTTAGCAGCTTTGAAATCTTCTTCCGGCTATATTGCCTATAAAGCTTCTAAAAATATTGTGCTTAAGTATTTCCCAGAACTAACATTTTATCTAGATGATATTTTTTCTCCTCAAGACCATATAGAAAATTTGCTTTGGAAAATACAACAACAAGATAAGAATTGA